The Chionomys nivalis chromosome 20, mChiNiv1.1, whole genome shotgun sequence genome includes a region encoding these proteins:
- the LOC130863148 gene encoding serine/threonine-protein kinase SBK1-like → MSMGCPEPEPLHSLPCCGPGAAPVPGAGVPLLTEDMQALTLRTLTASDLTKHYELVRELGKGTYGKVDLVAYKGTGTKMALKFVNKSKTKLKNFLREVSITNSLSSSPFIIKVFDVVFETEECYVFAQEYAPAGDLFDIIPPQVGLPEDTVKHCVQQLGLALDFMHSRQLVHRDIKPENVLLFDRECRRVKLADFGMTRRVGCRVKRGSGTIPYTAPEVCQAGRADGFAVDTGVDVWAFGVLIFCVLTGNFQWEAALGADAFFEEFVRWQRGLLPGLPSQWRRFTEPALRMFQRLLALEPERRGPAKEVFSFLKQELTSELRRWPSHRARKPPGDRLPGPLRLEALAPLKRTVLTESGSGSRSSPPSVVPVPVPVPVPEAGLALSAPSGRTDGRADKSKGQVVLATAIEICV, encoded by the coding sequence atgagcatggGCTGCCCAGAGCCTGAACcgctccactccctgccttgcTGCGGGCCGGGGGCCGCCCCTGTACCAGGTGCAGGTGTGCCCCTCCTCACAGAAGACATGCAAGCACTGACACTGCGCACACTGACTGCCAGCGACCTTACCAAGCACTACGAGCTTGTCCGGGAGCTGGGTAAAGGGACCTACGGGAAGGTTGACCTGGTGGCTTACAAGGGCACAGGCACCAAAATGGCGCTGAAATTTGTGAATAAGAGCAAGACAAAGCTGAAGAATTTCCTGCGTGAAGTGAGCATCACCAACAGCCTGTCATCCAGCCCCTTCATCATCAAGGTCTTCGACGTGGTCTTCGAGACTGAGGAATGCTATGTCTTTGCCCAGGAGTACGCACCTGCTGGAGACCTGTTTGACATCATCCCTCCCCAGGTGGGCCTCCCTGAGGACACGGTGAAGCACTGTGTGCAGCAGCTGGGGCTGGCGCTGGACTTCATGCACAGCAGACAGCTAGTGCACCGCGACATCAAACCCGAGAACGTGCTGCTGTTTGACCGTGAGTGCCGCCGTGTGAAGCTGGCGGACTTCGGCATGACGCGGCGCGTGGGCTGCCGTGTGAAGCGTGGGAGCGGCACTATACCCTACACAGCGCCCGAGGTGTGCCAGGCGGGCCGTGCCGATGGCTTCGCGGTGGACACAGGCGTGGATGTGTGGGCGTTCGGAGTGCTTATCTTCTGTGTGCTCACCGGCAACTTCCAGTGGGAGGCTGCGTTGGGCGCCGATGCCTTCTTCGAGGAGTTCGTGCGCTGGCAGCGGGGCCTCCTGCCCGGGCTGCCTTCGCAGTGGCGCCGCTTCACCGAGCCTGCACTGCGCATGTTCCAGCGGCTGCTGGCTCTGGAGCCCGAGCGTCGCGGGCCGGCCAAGGAGGTCTTCAGCTTCCTCAAACAAGAGCTCACATCTGAGCTTCGGCGGTGGCCTTCGCACCGTGCACGCAAACCTCCTGGGGACCGCCTGCCCGGGCCCCTGCGCCTCGAGGCTCTTGCACCGCTCAAGCGCACCGTGCTCACCGAGAGTGGCAGCGGTTCACGGTCCTCGCCGCCCAGCGTGGTGCCCGTTCCGGTGCCCGTGCCCGTGCCTGAGGCTGGTCTGGCTCTGTCCGCTCCCTCGGGCAGGACCGATGGCCGTGCAGACAAGAGCAAAGGGCAGGTGGTGCTGGCCACGGCCATCGAAATCTGCGTCTGA